Part of the Labrenzia sp. CE80 genome, CCGCAGCACGCACCCAAAGGGATGATGGCAATCTGAAGGCCTTCGCGATCGCCGCTGAGGAAAGAAACCCGCTGATACCTGACGTTCCGACATTGAAGGAACTGGGCGTGGATATGACTTACTCTTTGACCAGAGGTGTCATGCTGCCAAAGGGAACTCCGCCAGAAATTGTTGAGTATTGGGCTGACGTCTTTAAGGGGCCGACCGAAGACAAGGAATTTGTCGACGCGCAGGCCGCCAAAGGCACTTCGGTCGTCTATCTCGGCCCGGAAGACTATGAGAATTGGTGGAAGAGCACAGAGCAGGAATTCCTTGACGCTGCCAAGTCTCTGAAAGTTGGCCGTTTCCAGTAGTTGGAAAGGCCTTTGAGATAGGCTTTCCATCAGACCACATGGACTGGATCACGGCTTATGAAGGCCGTGGTCCTTCTTCTCGGAAATTAAAATGTCATTGAATCGAGACGCTCTAATAGCGGTGTTCTTGCTGCTGATATGTGCCGTGATGTTCGTCGCCTCGATGAACTTGCCAGCGGCAATGTTCGGCCAAATGTCCCCGGCACTATGGCCGCGGATTATTTTGGTTCCACTCACTATTCTATCCGCGCTGCTCCTCATCAAGTCGCAGCGAATGCCAATTGAGCAATCGGTGCCCTCCAAAGAGTCAGCATCAAAATGGTGGGAGCACAACAAAAACCCGATCATTTGCTTTGCGCTGTTCTTTTTGTTTCTCAGCACGATGCCGGTCACCGGCATGTTGTTGGGTGGATTGCTCTATGTATTTCTTACTCTGTGTGTTTTGGGTGGTTGGGAGTCGCGCAAACTGTTGTTGCACGCTGCAATCTCTCTCGTCTTTGTCGTTGGCATGTGGGCAATCTTCACCCAGTTGCTTGGCGTTTTGTTGCCTGAGGGCGAACTCCTGAGGGTGTATTGACACAATGGGCTTGTTTGAAAACCTTGCCTCAGCGGCACCCGAACTTTTCACCATCAAGACGATGATCTTGATGATGGTCGGAACGATGGCCGGCCTTGTCGCCGGTGCAATTCCCGGCTTCACGATTGCGATGGCAGTCGTATTGGTTCTTCCCTTCACCTTCTCCATGTCGCCTGTCGAAGGCTTGGCGACAATGATCGCTGTCTACGTTGGGGGCTTGTCCGGCGGACTGATGTCGGGAATTTTGACCGGAATTCCCGGTACGCCGTCGTCGGTTGCGACGACGTTTGACGGTTACCCGATGGCGCGTAGCGGTAAACCCGGATTGGCGCTTGGCATTGGGGTGTGGTCGTCATTCTTTGGCGGCGTTATCGCGTCTGTCGTGCTGATGGTGGTTGCGCCGCAGCTGGCCTTGATCGGCCTGGAATTTCAGCCTGTAGATTATTTCTCCCTGATCCTCTTTGCCTTGACGGTGACAGCTAGCATGGCTGGTGATCAGATTTTGAAAGGCTTGATAGCGGCTCTTCTCGGTCTGCTGATCTCGACCATCGGCAGTGATGTGGTTTTTGGGCTCCCTCGTTTTAACTTCGGTGTAGATGCGGCGGCACAAGGCTTCGCATTCCTACCTGTCCTCGTTGGGCTGTTCGCTTTCAGCAGGCTGTTGGGAGATGTGCGCACGTCGGAGAAAGCTCATCAGCGTCTTGGCGGTGATGAGGCTCATGCCGTCCATATTGATTACCTCGGATCAGCGCGCGAAGTGCTGCGCCGTTGGGGCAATGTGGTTCGCTCGTCTCTAATCGGCGTTTTTGTTGGTGTTCTTCCCGCTGCTGGAAGCACGATCTCGAATATTCTTGCCTATGATCAGGCCAAAAAGACGAGCAAAGAGTCCGGCAAGTTCGGAACTGGTGCAATTGATGGCATCATTGCCCCTGAATCCGCAAACAATGCCACAGCAGGTGGGGCACTTATCGTGATGATGGCGCTGGGTTTACCAGGCGACATCATGACCGCAATCATGCTCGGGGCATTGCTGATCCATGATGTAATCCCGAGCCCGTCTTTTATTACTGACGAACCACAGATCGCGTATTCGATATTTCTGGCGTTCTTTGTGGCCAACTTCATGATGTTGTTCATGCAGTCCTTCACGTTACGGGCCTTTGTGCATGTGACGAAAGTGAAGATGTATATGCTAACGGCTGTGATCCTGTTCTACTGCTCCGTCGGCATTTTCTCGCTGAACAACGTTACTTACGACATGTGGACGTTGTTCATCTTCGGGATCATCGGATTTGTTATTCGAGCTCTCGGGTTCCCAATCGTTCCGATGGTTCTGGGCGTGGTGCTCGGCGGGATCGCCGAGGCGCGGCTCAGTCAGGTGTTCGCAAGGTCCGACGACATCATGGTATTCATCAGCCGCCCCTGGTCCTTGTTCTTCCTGTTGCTCGGCTGCTTCTCTCTGTTGTTCCCCCACTATCAGAAGCATATGAAAACTGCCCCCTGGGCAAGGTTCTTCGTGCCCGCCTTGCTGATTGTCCAGTCGATACCGGTGTTCATGATGCCTGGTGTAGTCCGGCCATCTGTTGCGCTCATCATGTTCGTGACGGGAGGCGTGATGCTGGCCTACCGGTTGAAATATCGGAATGAAGCACCGGCAAACGAATAATCCAAACACACAAACTAGAATTTTATCAGGAGTAGCACTCATGGATTTGGGAATCCGCGGTAAAACCGCATTGGTCCTCGGAGCATCTCAGGGACTCGGGCGGGCTATCGCAGAGAAGCTTGCTGCTGAGGGCGCCAATCTCGTTCTAACATCGCGTAATGCTGAGAAGTTGCAGGCTTTGGCCAGTGAGTTGGCTGCAAAGTTTGGAGTCTCCGCAAAGCCTGTTGCTGTTGATCTGTCCGACGCCGATGCGGTTGCCCGTTTTTGCGACCAAGTTCGTGACGAAATAAAGCCAGACATCTTGCTGAACAACGCAGGCGGTCCTCCGCCCTCGCCTTCACTGGGTGTTTCCGGAGATGTTTGGCAACGCTCAGCGCAAACGCTTCTGTTCAGCCTCTTTCAGATTACCGAAGCTGCGGTTGTTTCGATGAAAGAGCGTC contains:
- a CDS encoding SDR family oxidoreductase encodes the protein MDLGIRGKTALVLGASQGLGRAIAEKLAAEGANLVLTSRNAEKLQALASELAAKFGVSAKPVAVDLSDADAVARFCDQVRDEIKPDILLNNAGGPPPSPSLGVSGDVWQRSAQTLLFSLFQITEAAVVSMKERQWGRILAIGSSGVIQPIPNLAVSNTIRGAMAGFCKTLSAEVAGDGITVNMILPGKIDTDRVGQLDTARAGREGKSLEQVRTEIAASLPAKRYGRPDEFASVAAFLMSDPAGYVTGQMTRVDGGMIKSI
- a CDS encoding tripartite tricarboxylate transporter permease — protein: MGLFENLASAAPELFTIKTMILMMVGTMAGLVAGAIPGFTIAMAVVLVLPFTFSMSPVEGLATMIAVYVGGLSGGLMSGILTGIPGTPSSVATTFDGYPMARSGKPGLALGIGVWSSFFGGVIASVVLMVVAPQLALIGLEFQPVDYFSLILFALTVTASMAGDQILKGLIAALLGLLISTIGSDVVFGLPRFNFGVDAAAQGFAFLPVLVGLFAFSRLLGDVRTSEKAHQRLGGDEAHAVHIDYLGSAREVLRRWGNVVRSSLIGVFVGVLPAAGSTISNILAYDQAKKTSKESGKFGTGAIDGIIAPESANNATAGGALIVMMALGLPGDIMTAIMLGALLIHDVIPSPSFITDEPQIAYSIFLAFFVANFMMLFMQSFTLRAFVHVTKVKMYMLTAVILFYCSVGIFSLNNVTYDMWTLFIFGIIGFVIRALGFPIVPMVLGVVLGGIAEARLSQVFARSDDIMVFISRPWSLFFLLLGCFSLLFPHYQKHMKTAPWARFFVPALLIVQSIPVFMMPGVVRPSVALIMFVTGGVMLAYRLKYRNEAPANE
- a CDS encoding tripartite tricarboxylate transporter TctB family protein, with the translated sequence MSLNRDALIAVFLLLICAVMFVASMNLPAAMFGQMSPALWPRIILVPLTILSALLLIKSQRMPIEQSVPSKESASKWWEHNKNPIICFALFFLFLSTMPVTGMLLGGLLYVFLTLCVLGGWESRKLLLHAAISLVFVVGMWAIFTQLLGVLLPEGELLRVY